The Platichthys flesus chromosome 8, fPlaFle2.1, whole genome shotgun sequence genome has a window encoding:
- the LOC133958834 gene encoding transmembrane O-methyltransferase homolog — protein MWLVAVSVPLLPAIVLASCRYHVQLSSLCLRALGWMLRLLRRGGVCVRSTHSFVFSNCTHGRVDSVLETFDLYAETHPSLSIGPEIGEALDAVVKRVCPSRVLELGTHCGYSSVRLLRLLPPVGRLITVEMDPLTAELGEEVILVSGFKHHQFQVLTLSSAEAVPALHSHLEPDGSEGFNLVLMDHDPLLYLADLQVLEREELLCRSGCSVLFIDRKRRAGGLRGILDHVRARSDSCSIRTEHPSLLEVFYQKERAEGEAEGI, from the exons ATGTGGCTAGTTGCCGTTTCCGTGCCGCTGCTTCCTGCCATCGTCCTGGCGTCCTGTCGGTACCACGTCCAACTGTCCTCGCTGTGTCTCAGAGCTCTGGGCTGGATGCTGAGGCTGCTGCGGcgggggggagtgtgtgtccGGAGCACACACTCCTTCGTCTTCTCCAACTGCACCCATGGCAGAGTGGACAGTGTCCTGgagacctttgacctctacGCTGAGACGCACCCCTCCTTATCCATTGGTCCAGAAATAG GTGAAGCGTTGGATGCTGTGGTCAAGCGGGTGTGTCCCTCTCGGGTGTTGGAGCTGGGGACTCACTGTGGCTACAGCTCAGTCCGCCTGCTGCGTCTGCTGCCCCCTGTTGGCAGACTGATCACAGTGGAGATGGACCCCCTCACAGCAGAGCTGGGGGAGGAAGTCATACTTGTGTCTGGATTCAAACACCACCAG TTCCAGGTGTTGACGTTGAGCTCAGCCGAGGCCGTCCCAGCGTTACACTCCCATCTGGAGCCTGATGGGAGTGAAGGGTTCAACCTGGTGCTGATGGACCACGACCCTCTGCTGTACCTTGCCGACCTGCAggtgctggagagagaggagctgctctgtCGCTCCGGCTGCTCCGTCCTCTTCATCGACAGGAAGAGACGAGCTGGAGGTCTCAGAGGAATCCTGGATCACGTCAGAGCGAGATCCGACTCCTGCAGCATCAGGACTGAGCATCCATCTTTACTGGAGGTCTTCTACCAGAAGGAACGTGCTGAGGGAGAAGCTGAGGGAATCTGA